One window of Acidobacteriota bacterium genomic DNA carries:
- a CDS encoding SDR family NAD(P)-dependent oxidoreductase encodes MTNLVTEPPVEPSTVVELLTRRATEFADKRVYLYLADGEVEAAQLTFTEVDRRARAIAATLQQKQAAGESALLLYPASLDFATAFFGCLYGGVIGVPAYPPHPQRVNRTLPRLQAIAADAKAKFVMTTRQVYSMAEMLFDQAPDLARMEWIVTDEIPDAAAETWQPPDITPDSLAFLQYTSGSTSIPKGVMVTHRNMLCNAAYYRDGWEHTPDTVTVTWMPNFHDLGLMDGIIQPIYTGYQSVLMSPVAFLQRPLRWLQAISKYRASYSAGPNFAFDLCVRKISPEQRAALDLSCWKAALNAAEPVRRETMERFTKAFEGCGFRWKTFSPGFGLAEATLKVSATRREDEPVFCTVDAQALEQHKVIEVPPSRQDNVRVLAGCGRPTVEPSGVRVVIVNPDSLTACATDEVGEIWVSGPGVAVGYWRREEETEHTFGAYLADTGEGPFLRTGDLGFMRDGVLFIAGRLKDMIIIDGRNLYPHDIELTVEQSHPAIRPGCTAAFSVDSADGEHLVVVAEIERRERARGGERKPSAELKDPSAADVRTIQAAIRQAVAEFHDVHVYTIDLIKPGTILKTSSGKIQRQACRQAFQNRMLEFLPTETPSLGLNEDSSSPVLTPLKKTPNAEEIQVWLIDQLARYARIPATRINVHDEFSRFGLASRDVVSLTGDFEQWLGRKLSPTLFYTYPSIYALSRHLAGGQDSIELISHFFAGQNKAEEPIAIIGIGCRFPGANSPEAFWQLLCDGVDMIREVPAERRGKSGFYPTDPSKTYWGSFLDDIDLFDYGFFGISRREAEHMDPQQRLLLEVTWEALDDAGLAPQRLSGSKVGVFVGLGVGDYGRIQVSSPHCRTPYTAVGSSLSIVSNRISYVFNFLGPSISIDTACSSSLVAIHQACQSLRQGESVLALAGGVNLLLSHEVTENLIASSFLSPDGHCWTFDARANGYVRGEGAGLVVLKPLSKALTDNDSIYAVIRGSAVNQDGRSNGLTAPSQHAQEAVLQEAYARAMISPSQVQYIEAHGTGTSLGDPIEVKALGKVLSQDRGPGSKCAIGSVKTNIGHLEPAAGIAGLIKVALALKNRTIPPSLHFDNPNPYIPFSRLPLYVQTQLSPWPRTDGPMLAGVNSFGFGGTNAHAVLEGIPPISNFQNQAESRPQTAYLLPISARTPEALTLLAERFQAHLVAQPNLNLYDFCRTASFRRDHYEYRLAVVGSSRDQLIEKLGVFLAGETTYGLAVGRKIPGQTPKVAFVFSGQGNQWAGMGVDLIDASTPFRKVLKQCDEYLQGYGGWSVFEELQAHAAHSRLSRTDIAQPTIFSLQVALAAFWKQVGIVPDAVVGHSMGEVAAAHVAGVLTLQDALHVIFHRGRIMEKAAGKGKTAAAAISETEFQELLKLFPTLSVAAENSPTSLTVSGDPKSVEALVEHLQSRGIFARVITQNYAFHSPQLDFLQHELAGTLYGLTPHNAAIPIFSTVTGKPPTFGDFSPAYWGRNLREPVCFTQAIETMAPEKYEVFLELGPHAVLSPAIRECFQSQKLDTVILSSLRRGENGFLSLCSSLATLYAKGCNVNWSGLYGTSGHRIKLPSYPWQRERCWIDVQWNQELNSKPLIPSIKETPSDSLDGWLHQLIWKQIEVSSTTAESTGNWLIFSDLSGIGDSLAQSLTASGATCFVVHPGSDFEISDSNQVRLNPASRDQFRQLFDWLHQTGAIPSRVLYLWPLNAPTIEQFADSTFETTVDVTCTGILFTLQEVFAQQFITPPLFWIGTQGVQNVSNDPTLDGLLQSPVWGFGRTLSREMPQYWGGMFDLDTHFTTEESVHSTRTAILNLMGEDQLAFRKDGIYGLRLVKVTQNLTLHPSLVWRTNASYLITGGLGGLGLIVAQWMAQQGARRLILTSRTPLPARNEWKAYPEDSLQKQQIAAIRDLEALGVNVQTIALDVSSAEQLGQFLQTYADEGWPPIRGVIHAAGVLEDQSLYNLNREALLSVTRVKILGTWHLANAFSPEELDFFVNFSSLASVLGSPGQANYAAGNTFQDAIVHWLRQNGYKASTINWGPWAEVGMAARNTAAGKNPASGINLLSPATGLQILHYNLDSQVPTLIGARFDWGQLKQLFPSLMTSPLLNYITEPTNQPAPPPSQTTVRLGLKRETYFTMPLDDRRQLLEEYLQTAVAQTLGIKPSRVEQFTSLMSLGFDSLMAVTLRSQIESDLGAVLPVASFLQEASLNTLTTTLHQSLSATPAPATVKITAISLEPPVSPPVPLNHSQSPRGTTDDLLDKVDQLSDEQVKALLQQMLTSGGSSHGQ; translated from the coding sequence ATGACCAATCTTGTTACTGAGCCTCCAGTTGAGCCTTCTACCGTGGTTGAATTGCTCACCCGGCGGGCGACTGAGTTCGCTGATAAACGAGTCTATCTTTACCTGGCGGATGGCGAAGTCGAAGCCGCCCAGTTGACCTTTACCGAAGTTGACCGACGAGCGCGGGCGATTGCCGCTACCTTGCAACAAAAACAGGCCGCAGGCGAATCAGCGCTCCTGCTCTATCCAGCCAGCCTCGACTTTGCCACCGCGTTTTTTGGATGTCTGTATGGTGGAGTGATTGGGGTGCCGGCCTATCCACCACATCCGCAACGAGTCAATCGAACCCTTCCCCGTCTACAGGCCATTGCGGCTGATGCCAAAGCTAAATTTGTGATGACCACCCGTCAGGTGTATTCCATGGCGGAGATGCTCTTTGATCAGGCCCCTGACCTGGCCCGCATGGAGTGGATCGTCACCGATGAGATTCCAGATGCCGCCGCCGAAACCTGGCAGCCCCCAGATATTACCCCTGATTCACTCGCCTTTCTGCAATACACCTCCGGTTCAACCTCGATTCCCAAAGGGGTGATGGTCACGCATCGAAATATGCTCTGCAATGCGGCCTATTACCGTGACGGATGGGAACATACCCCAGACACGGTCACCGTCACCTGGATGCCCAATTTTCATGATTTGGGATTGATGGACGGCATTATCCAGCCAATTTACACCGGATATCAGTCAGTGCTGATGTCGCCAGTGGCGTTTTTGCAACGCCCCTTGCGCTGGCTGCAGGCTATTTCAAAATATCGTGCTTCGTACAGCGCCGGCCCGAACTTTGCCTTTGACCTCTGTGTTCGCAAAATTTCCCCCGAACAGCGCGCCGCACTTGATCTGAGTTGCTGGAAAGCCGCACTCAATGCCGCCGAACCCGTTCGCCGCGAGACGATGGAACGCTTTACCAAAGCGTTTGAAGGCTGCGGCTTTCGCTGGAAAACGTTCTCCCCAGGGTTTGGCCTGGCCGAAGCCACGCTGAAAGTATCAGCCACCCGGCGCGAAGACGAGCCGGTCTTTTGCACGGTGGATGCCCAAGCACTTGAACAACACAAAGTTATCGAAGTCCCTCCCTCCCGTCAGGACAACGTTCGGGTACTGGCAGGTTGTGGACGACCGACCGTTGAGCCATCCGGTGTTCGGGTGGTGATTGTGAATCCCGATTCGCTGACCGCCTGCGCAACCGATGAAGTTGGGGAAATTTGGGTCTCCGGCCCCGGCGTGGCGGTTGGATACTGGCGACGTGAAGAAGAAACCGAACACACCTTCGGCGCCTATCTGGCCGATACCGGCGAAGGACCTTTCCTGCGAACTGGTGACCTTGGGTTTATGCGTGACGGGGTGCTCTTCATCGCCGGACGCCTCAAGGACATGATCATCATTGATGGTCGAAATCTGTACCCACATGACATTGAATTGACCGTCGAACAGAGCCATCCGGCAATTCGTCCCGGCTGTACGGCTGCGTTTTCGGTTGACTCCGCCGATGGCGAACATCTGGTGGTGGTGGCTGAAATTGAACGCCGCGAACGTGCTCGCGGCGGCGAACGCAAACCCTCAGCCGAACTTAAAGACCCGAGTGCCGCCGATGTGCGCACCATCCAGGCGGCGATTCGGCAAGCGGTGGCCGAATTTCACGATGTTCACGTCTACACGATTGATTTGATCAAACCGGGCACGATTCTTAAAACATCAAGCGGGAAAATCCAGCGGCAAGCCTGTCGGCAGGCTTTTCAAAACCGGATGCTTGAGTTTCTGCCAACTGAAACGCCATCGCTTGGGCTGAACGAAGATTCGTCCAGCCCGGTGTTGACGCCACTCAAAAAAACTCCGAACGCGGAGGAAATTCAGGTCTGGTTGATTGATCAACTGGCGCGCTATGCCCGGATCCCCGCCACCCGAATCAACGTCCACGATGAGTTTTCGCGGTTTGGTCTTGCATCGAGGGATGTCGTCAGCCTGACCGGAGACTTTGAGCAATGGCTGGGACGCAAACTCTCGCCGACGCTGTTTTATACCTATCCTTCAATTTATGCCCTCTCGCGGCATCTCGCCGGAGGACAGGATTCAATCGAATTGATTTCGCACTTCTTTGCCGGGCAGAACAAAGCCGAAGAACCAATTGCCATCATCGGCATCGGCTGTCGTTTTCCAGGTGCGAACAGCCCCGAAGCGTTCTGGCAACTGCTGTGCGACGGCGTAGATATGATCCGCGAAGTCCCAGCGGAACGCCGAGGAAAGAGCGGTTTTTACCCGACCGATCCGAGCAAGACCTACTGGGGCAGCTTTCTGGATGACATTGACCTGTTTGACTACGGGTTTTTTGGGATTTCCCGCCGCGAAGCCGAGCATATGGATCCGCAACAACGGCTGCTGCTCGAAGTCACCTGGGAAGCGCTCGACGATGCCGGACTTGCGCCCCAACGTTTAAGTGGGAGCAAAGTCGGAGTATTTGTTGGATTGGGAGTCGGAGATTATGGGCGTATTCAAGTTAGTTCGCCTCATTGCCGAACACCGTATACGGCAGTAGGGAGTTCTCTATCAATTGTCTCCAATCGGATTTCCTACGTTTTCAATTTTCTCGGTCCAAGCATCTCAATCGATACAGCATGCTCCTCATCATTAGTTGCAATCCACCAGGCTTGTCAAAGCCTCCGCCAGGGTGAATCTGTCCTGGCGCTCGCTGGGGGTGTCAACTTATTACTCTCTCATGAAGTCACGGAAAATCTGATCGCCTCCAGTTTCCTTTCGCCTGACGGTCACTGTTGGACCTTTGACGCTCGTGCAAATGGGTATGTACGCGGTGAAGGAGCTGGGCTTGTAGTCTTGAAACCTCTTTCTAAAGCCTTAACCGATAATGACTCCATTTATGCAGTTATTCGAGGGAGCGCAGTTAACCAGGATGGGCGAAGTAACGGACTGACAGCACCCAGCCAGCATGCCCAGGAAGCTGTATTACAAGAAGCTTACGCTCGTGCCATGATTTCCCCAAGTCAGGTGCAGTATATTGAAGCCCATGGTACTGGAACATCGCTTGGAGATCCAATTGAGGTTAAAGCGCTGGGCAAAGTACTTTCACAAGATCGGGGACCTGGCAGCAAATGCGCCATTGGCTCGGTAAAAACCAATATTGGTCATCTTGAGCCAGCAGCGGGGATTGCTGGATTGATCAAAGTAGCACTGGCATTAAAAAATCGAACCATCCCACCCAGCCTACATTTTGACAACCCGAATCCTTACATTCCTTTTTCTCGCCTGCCACTTTATGTTCAAACACAATTATCACCCTGGCCACGAACTGACGGGCCAATGCTAGCTGGGGTTAATTCATTTGGCTTTGGTGGTACCAACGCCCATGCTGTCCTCGAAGGAATTCCGCCGATTTCAAACTTCCAAAACCAGGCAGAATCTCGCCCCCAAACAGCGTACCTGCTTCCAATTTCAGCCCGTACACCAGAAGCACTGACTCTCCTGGCCGAACGATTCCAGGCGCATCTGGTTGCTCAGCCCAATCTCAATCTCTATGACTTTTGCCGGACAGCCAGTTTCCGGCGTGATCATTATGAATATCGGCTGGCCGTGGTTGGTTCATCGCGTGACCAGCTGATTGAAAAACTGGGGGTGTTTCTGGCGGGTGAAACCACGTATGGGCTGGCCGTTGGGCGTAAAATTCCAGGCCAAACGCCAAAGGTAGCCTTTGTTTTTTCCGGTCAGGGAAATCAATGGGCCGGAATGGGCGTGGATTTGATTGATGCCAGCACCCCATTCCGTAAGGTGCTCAAACAATGTGACGAATACCTGCAAGGGTATGGTGGCTGGTCGGTGTTTGAGGAGTTGCAGGCCCATGCGGCCCATTCGAGACTCAGTCGAACTGATATTGCCCAGCCGACGATCTTTAGCCTTCAAGTTGCGCTGGCCGCATTTTGGAAACAGGTTGGGATTGTCCCGGATGCGGTTGTCGGACATAGCATGGGCGAAGTTGCGGCGGCCCACGTGGCCGGAGTCCTGACACTCCAGGATGCGCTCCATGTGATTTTCCATCGTGGTCGGATTATGGAAAAGGCGGCTGGAAAAGGAAAAACCGCAGCGGCGGCCATTTCAGAAACCGAATTTCAGGAACTGCTCAAGCTGTTCCCAACCCTGTCAGTAGCCGCTGAAAACAGTCCAACATCACTTACTGTTTCTGGCGATCCCAAATCGGTTGAAGCCCTTGTCGAACACCTGCAGTCGCGCGGCATCTTTGCCCGGGTAATTACCCAAAACTATGCGTTCCACAGCCCACAACTTGACTTTCTGCAACACGAACTGGCTGGAACGCTTTATGGCCTGACCCCACACAATGCAGCGATACCAATTTTTTCAACGGTAACTGGCAAACCTCCTACCTTCGGCGACTTTTCACCAGCCTATTGGGGACGGAATTTGCGCGAACCAGTGTGCTTTACCCAGGCCATCGAAACCATGGCACCGGAAAAATATGAGGTTTTTCTGGAACTGGGGCCGCATGCAGTGTTAAGCCCAGCCATTCGCGAATGCTTCCAATCTCAAAAACTTGATACTGTGATTCTTTCTTCCTTAAGACGAGGTGAAAATGGGTTTTTGAGTTTGTGCTCTAGCCTAGCAACTCTTTATGCAAAAGGATGCAATGTTAACTGGTCAGGACTCTATGGAACATCTGGTCACCGAATAAAACTGCCCAGCTATCCGTGGCAACGTGAACGGTGCTGGATTGATGTCCAATGGAATCAAGAGTTGAATTCAAAGCCATTGATTCCTTCTATCAAAGAAACACCTTCAGACTCACTGGACGGCTGGCTTCACCAACTTATTTGGAAACAAATTGAGGTATCAAGCACAACTGCGGAATCAACTGGGAACTGGCTTATTTTTAGTGATCTCTCTGGAATCGGCGACAGCTTGGCACAATCATTAACTGCCAGTGGAGCCACATGCTTTGTGGTGCATCCAGGATCTGATTTTGAGATCAGTGATTCCAACCAGGTTCGACTTAACCCAGCCAGTCGAGATCAATTTCGGCAATTGTTCGATTGGCTTCATCAAACCGGAGCTATTCCCAGCCGTGTGTTGTACTTATGGCCACTTAATGCACCTACCATTGAACAATTCGCCGATTCAACTTTTGAAACAACTGTCGATGTCACCTGCACAGGCATCCTCTTCACGTTACAGGAAGTATTTGCCCAGCAATTTATAACCCCACCTCTTTTTTGGATTGGGACTCAGGGGGTCCAAAATGTATCCAATGATCCAACTTTAGATGGATTACTCCAGTCACCAGTTTGGGGATTTGGGCGCACCTTGTCTCGTGAAATGCCTCAGTACTGGGGAGGGATGTTTGATCTAGACACCCACTTCACGACTGAGGAGTCCGTTCACTCTACACGAACAGCCATCCTCAACTTGATGGGTGAGGATCAGCTTGCTTTTCGAAAAGATGGCATCTATGGGCTTCGGCTCGTTAAGGTCACACAGAACCTCACCCTTCACCCGTCGCTGGTCTGGCGAACCAATGCAAGCTATCTCATCACAGGGGGACTTGGCGGACTTGGATTGATTGTGGCTCAGTGGATGGCGCAACAGGGTGCCCGGCGCCTGATTTTGACCAGTCGGACGCCTCTTCCAGCCCGAAATGAATGGAAAGCGTACCCAGAGGATTCTCTCCAAAAACAACAAATTGCAGCCATCCGTGATCTTGAAGCTTTAGGAGTCAATGTTCAAACAATCGCGCTTGATGTTTCAAGTGCTGAACAACTCGGACAGTTTCTTCAAACCTATGCCGATGAAGGCTGGCCGCCAATTCGAGGCGTGATTCATGCTGCTGGTGTGCTTGAAGATCAATCACTCTACAATTTGAACCGGGAAGCATTGTTGTCTGTCACAAGGGTTAAGATCCTTGGCACATGGCATCTGGCCAATGCATTTTCCCCAGAGGAACTGGACTTCTTTGTTAACTTTAGTTCGCTGGCATCAGTCCTGGGCTCACCCGGGCAAGCCAATTATGCTGCTGGCAATACCTTTCAAGATGCGATTGTTCACTGGTTACGTCAAAATGGATACAAGGCCAGTACCATCAATTGGGGGCCGTGGGCAGAGGTTGGAATGGCAGCCCGGAACACAGCAGCCGGCAAAAACCCAGCCTCAGGAATTAACCTTCTGTCACCTGCTACGGGATTGCAAATCCTCCACTATAACCTGGATTCCCAGGTTCCGACTTTGATTGGAGCTCGATTTGATTGGGGGCAACTGAAACAGCTTTTCCCGTCCCTGATGACCTCTCCACTGCTTAATTACATTACTGAACCAACCAACCAACCGGCCCCACCTCCCAGCCAGACAACAGTCCGCCTGGGTTTGAAACGGGAAACTTATTTTACAATGCCCCTTGATGATCGAAGGCAACTGCTGGAAGAATATCTCCAAACCGCAGTCGCACAGACTCTAGGAATTAAACCCTCACGGGTTGAGCAGTTTACTTCGCTGATGTCGCTTGGATTTGACTCCTTGATGGCAGTTACACTTCGCAGCCAGATTGAAAGTGATTTGGGCGCCGTGCTCCCAGTAGCTTCATTTCTTCAAGAGGCATCACTGAACACACTGACCACAACGCTACATCAATCATTGTCAGCAACTCCGGCTCCAGCAACCGTGAAGATAACGGCAATATCCTTAGAACCACCTGTTTCGCCGCCAGTACCGTTAAATCACAGCCAATCTCCACGTGGAACCACGGATGATTTGTTAGATAAAGTAGATCAACTTTCTGACGAACAAGTTAAAGCCCTTTTACAACAAATGCTTACCAGCGGAGGATCATCGCATGGGCAGTGA
- a CDS encoding tetratricopeptide repeat protein — MSNTDKVCICVPVRFAQTATRHLTLLAAMGLLLPWGEVVLSAIPGSGIQPASILAAQQGSTSLRIDLTSSKPKTTSTSLRLNFNNNPARSSSSTSLRLNINEISQRLGVQQVGEASAVRERRVPVKPVLTGPQADIAKADSLLDQDKVEEAVALYKKVITKSPKLVEAHMGLGDALMKQGDFEEAAKKYQEATEIAPANPDVALGFGVALYRSGRIDEAISQYKLVLEKEKNYAPVYYNLGIAYAHRGEFDEAIKEYQTAITLRKKNYPDAANNLGLIYEAIGNVEGATEQFKAAIAQRPNYPLAHYNLARCYMGQAKFDEALTETKTAVQQQTNFSEAYLTLGNLYLIRSLLRDTNEQELAITAFKQAIQLRENFYPIAHENLAIAYTLKGDDKSAYAEYRLAMDQEDGKSPQTMRNLLSTMLGNRDKFIIDNEQSRSANPGNLKNKARKVSQKDSKDTRQTDDDAVRQELLNVLIDYDDIAAEAKENADLRYCAGRAYMAVGGIGGAIGEMAEAYRLSGEKDLDAGKAVTYLVYWLHQ, encoded by the coding sequence ATGTCGAATACTGACAAGGTTTGCATTTGCGTTCCGGTCCGCTTTGCCCAGACGGCCACTCGACACCTGACACTACTGGCGGCCATGGGCCTGCTTCTGCCCTGGGGTGAAGTCGTGCTCAGTGCCATTCCAGGATCAGGCATCCAGCCCGCCAGCATTCTGGCTGCCCAGCAAGGTTCGACGTCACTGCGCATTGACCTCACGTCCTCCAAACCGAAAACGACCTCCACCTCACTGCGGCTCAATTTCAACAACAACCCGGCCCGGTCAAGTTCGTCAACCTCCCTGCGGCTCAACATCAATGAAATCAGCCAGCGGCTTGGGGTACAACAGGTCGGTGAAGCCAGCGCCGTGCGTGAGCGCCGCGTTCCGGTCAAACCGGTTCTGACCGGCCCACAAGCTGACATTGCCAAAGCTGATTCCCTGCTGGATCAGGACAAAGTTGAAGAAGCCGTCGCGCTGTATAAAAAAGTCATCACGAAAAGCCCAAAACTGGTCGAAGCCCATATGGGTCTCGGCGATGCCCTGATGAAACAGGGAGACTTTGAAGAAGCGGCCAAAAAATACCAGGAAGCCACCGAAATCGCTCCGGCCAATCCGGACGTGGCACTTGGGTTTGGCGTCGCCCTCTATCGAAGCGGACGCATTGACGAAGCCATCAGCCAGTACAAGCTGGTCCTGGAAAAAGAAAAGAATTATGCTCCGGTGTATTACAATCTGGGGATTGCCTATGCCCACCGGGGCGAATTTGACGAAGCGATCAAGGAGTATCAAACCGCGATTACGCTTCGCAAAAAGAACTATCCCGATGCCGCCAACAACCTGGGCCTGATTTATGAAGCGATTGGGAATGTCGAGGGCGCCACCGAACAGTTTAAGGCGGCGATTGCCCAGCGACCAAACTACCCGCTGGCTCACTACAATCTGGCCCGATGCTATATGGGGCAGGCCAAGTTTGACGAAGCGCTCACTGAAACCAAAACCGCCGTTCAGCAGCAGACCAATTTTTCTGAAGCCTACCTGACGCTGGGCAACCTGTACCTGATTCGCTCGCTGCTGCGTGACACCAACGAACAAGAACTGGCCATTACGGCCTTTAAACAGGCGATTCAGCTCCGGGAAAATTTCTACCCGATTGCCCATGAAAACCTGGCGATTGCCTACACGCTCAAAGGCGATGACAAGAGCGCCTATGCCGAATATCGGCTGGCGATGGATCAGGAAGACGGCAAGTCACCGCAAACAATGCGGAATCTGCTCTCCACCATGCTCGGCAATCGCGATAAGTTCATCATTGACAATGAACAAAGCCGTTCTGCCAATCCGGGCAACTTGAAAAATAAAGCCCGCAAAGTCAGCCAGAAAGACAGCAAAGACACCCGTCAAACCGACGATGATGCTGTGCGCCAGGAGTTACTCAACGTCCTGATTGACTATGACGATATTGCGGCTGAAGCCAAGGAAAATGCCGACCTCCGGTATTGCGCCGGTCGGGCCTATATGGCCGTTGGTGGCATCGGCGGCGCGATTGGCGAAATGGCTGAAGCGTATCGGCTCTCCGGTGAAAAGGACCTTGATGCCGGCAAAGCCGTAACTTATCTGGTTTACTGGCTGCATCAATAG
- a CDS encoding serine/threonine protein kinase: MSEYFNNLIGKEINRTYRIEKLLGSGGMGSVFKAKHIHLGNDVAIKVLSPHFANDTQLIKRFQREAKVGWALTHPNIIKVSDFGKTDDGILFMVMEYVEGETMDVYLARSGPLPIGRVLQILEPLCDALSVAHDQNILHRDLKPANIMISTKKDQEVVKLLDFGIVKLLQPDEQVSALTAVGEVFGTPIYMAPEHLMGLQVGPTADVYSLGVITHLMLTGQLPHDSEDLRRLFEMKMKELPAPSQKFSFLPTGIDPVLQKVLASHIDKRYQSVNEFFKALKNVADTAPTSHLNKAASASAQSDLLAAMPTIQTPSASSPIPQPTVQSAQTISYATQQREAAVRSGGGGNATPAAASKENNAPAPSSPPADPVAKQSNSTMMIIGAIVVLVIIAVVIFLATQK, translated from the coding sequence ATGAGCGAGTATTTCAATAACCTGATTGGGAAAGAAATCAACCGCACCTATCGCATCGAAAAGCTCCTTGGAAGTGGCGGGATGGGGTCGGTCTTTAAAGCCAAACATATCCATCTGGGCAACGATGTGGCGATTAAAGTGCTGTCGCCACATTTTGCCAATGACACACAATTGATCAAACGCTTTCAGCGTGAGGCCAAGGTTGGGTGGGCGTTGACGCACCCCAACATCATCAAGGTCAGCGATTTCGGCAAAACCGACGATGGCATCCTGTTTATGGTCATGGAGTATGTCGAAGGCGAGACCATGGATGTCTACCTGGCCCGCTCCGGGCCATTGCCGATTGGACGCGTGCTGCAGATTTTGGAACCGCTCTGTGATGCATTGTCCGTGGCGCATGACCAGAACATCCTCCATCGCGACCTCAAACCGGCCAATATCATGATCAGCACCAAAAAAGACCAGGAAGTGGTCAAGTTGCTCGATTTTGGGATTGTGAAATTGCTCCAGCCGGATGAACAGGTTTCAGCCTTGACCGCCGTCGGTGAAGTGTTTGGGACGCCGATTTATATGGCACCAGAGCATTTAATGGGCCTGCAAGTCGGCCCCACCGCAGACGTGTACAGCCTGGGCGTCATTACCCATTTGATGCTCACCGGCCAACTGCCACACGACAGCGAAGACCTGCGGCGCCTGTTTGAAATGAAAATGAAAGAGTTGCCGGCACCATCACAGAAATTTTCATTCCTCCCTACCGGAATTGACCCGGTCTTGCAGAAAGTGCTGGCCTCGCACATTGATAAGCGGTACCAGAGCGTCAACGAATTTTTCAAAGCGCTGAAAAATGTGGCCGATACCGCACCAACGTCCCATCTGAATAAAGCAGCCTCAGCTTCAGCCCAGTCTGACTTGCTGGCGGCCATGCCCACCATTCAAACACCAAGCGCATCCTCGCCGATACCACAACCCACCGTTCAAAGTGCCCAGACCATTTCGTATGCCACCCAGCAACGAGAAGCGGCGGTCAGATCAGGGGGCGGAGGCAACGCGACGCCAGCCGCCGCGTCGAAGGAAAACAACGCTCCCGCGCCATCATCACCACCGGCTGACCCAGTCGCCAAACAATCCAATTCAACCATGATGATCATCGGCGCCATTGTTGTTCTCGTGATAATTGCCGTGGTGATTTTTTTGGCCACCCAAAAATAG